TATCTTTTTTTAGCACAGGACATGTTTGAATCCATCTAGTGAATACTGCTGTCTGTTGTTGTTCTTTAGATTTGTACTAAAGTGTTGTGACCCTCGTCGATATGGTTTTGGGATATATTTGTTATTAACAATATTTTGGTTTATATGACAGGATAACGTTGACAAGGATCAGGTCAAAGCAGCTATCAAATCTCAGAAGGATCAACAGATTGATAATGTAAGTTTATCTCCTGCTTGCAAAACAAACTACGTAGTGTACACCAAACAAGATGAGAGGCTTGCTTTGTTAGGCACTTGTAGCGGAGGTGCGCTTCTACTCAGATCTTGAGCTCACGGAACAAGAAATTGAACGAATGGTGATGGAAACTTCAAGGGCCGAGTATCTTTCTGATAACAAGTTCAAGCAACTGCTACCTCACAAGGAATCATCAACTTCTAGAACTGAACCATCATCTTCTGCACCTAGTAAGAATTCCATTATGCCGATCTACACCATTAGTTGAAACCATGATGTAGCTAATGTTCAATTCATTAAGATGTAATACCGCCGTCTATTTTAAGTTTTAACGTAATGGAATGACACACTTCGATCGTTTTTTAACCTTTTTTTAATTTCAGGGTCATCCTCTGGAAGTGACACACTGCAGCATGAAGCGGGGCTCGAGTTTGGCTTGCCAGGCTCAGTTCAAAATGATGTCATGCAGATTATGTTGTCTATGGGATTCAGCTATTTGCAGGTGATTGAAGCTTACAGTATATTCGGGGACGATGTTGACTCAATGGTCTGTTACTTGATCGAAACCAGTAGCAATGGACGATGGAAAGGCAAGGCTACCAAATGATGAAAATCTCCAGGCTTCCGACACGTCCAATATCGTTAATGACTACACTACCACTATGTAGATTTTAACCTTGCTGTCTGAATATGAGGAAACTCAATAAATGGGCATTTGAATTTTCACATTTCTTACCACACGCATATGATTGTATGTGGATTCTTCTCAAACTTTCTTGTCTTCAAACCTCTCGAGATGTTTTAAGATCAAACAAACTTGGAGAAATAATTAAACGAAGTCTGAGCAGTTTCCttcataaaatcatttatacTTTGAATATTTCATAAAGCCGAATCAATCAACGTTAACTAATTTTTGGAACCATGATTTTTCTATACCTTGGAGTTAAGAGATTGTCGTCAAGGATAGATTTATTGGGCCGTCAGAAACGAAAAGGAGTTCGATTTCTAAATCTTCTGATTGGATTATGTCAAGTGGAAAATCACTAAaatttcatttgaaaatttttagtGGCATTGTAAtttatacttataaataaataaaactatatTGTGATGATTTGATAGAAAAATTAGGTTGTAGAAAGTTAATTGACAATTTTTCGCTCAATACGAAGAGTTAGAGTATATCGAGATTTACAAAATGCAATGTTTTAAAGGTGCGAAAGCGTGAAAAAAGCTTCAGTTTTGGAAAAATATGACAAAATGGTCAACTTAAGATTGACCAATTAAacatgaaaaaatttaatttttacgttaagttttaataatttttttaaaaaattttaaatataaatttaaagaaatattgtttaattcTTAAATTTTGAATGTTCTTTAACCTACTCATTGATACAAACTAAAATTATAAGAAATCGTTCGAGTTTGAAGTTTGTCCAACTTATCCTATGGCAAGAGAAGGGCAATGTAGAGAATATACCTAGACATGGCAAAACGGGCTGACCCACTCCACCCGTCGCAATCCGCCATTAGGATAGGCGGGGTGGGTAATGGCGGGTTGCGGCGGGTCGAGCCTCTAAATGGTcaacccagcccaacccaccTTGGGCCGTGGGTTAGGCGGGCCGACccgcttatttttttaagaaaaaatgctAAATAGTATGACAGTAaacacaaaagaaaaatatatttcagtcaaatagtttcataaaatacttaaaaacattgaaataagaaattaaaaaaccatacaacataatccataaaaGTTAAAGTGCTGAAACCAAACATgaagaaattaaacaaatattataaagtcCATTCtcattaaattcaattaaatctTGATCTTCTACGTTAGCACAGAGATTCAGATTTTACCAAAGTGAGTGATAGCCCGAGgtggaagaaaaaaataaagaaaaaataagataagagagtgatggaggcgcatgagacttattccaatttttatataaaacttaaaaatataaaattctaccCTAATTTGGCGGACCATCCCGCCTCGATTAGGCCCGCCCCATCTTGGCCGGCTTTCAAACgatatgctattttatcaaTCCAACTCGTTCAATTTTTATAATTGGACTGACCCAATTTGACAAATCTATAATGACATGATTCTTGTCAGTATCAAAAAGAAACCCTGGCCACACAGTCCGTCTATacgtgtgtatgtgtgtgtatatatatatatatatatatatataagggaAACTATAGAGATGACGAACTGAAGCTGGTACCTGTTCTGTTAAATTCTACTCTCTGGAAAGGGTTTCTCTCTCTACACACGTATAGTACGTAAGAGGGGGGGAGAAAGCGCCTTAATCGATGTCTCATAACGGGAGATTGACGCCGAATCTAGATGAGAAGAGTACCAAGGTGTTGAATCTGACGGTGCTACAGAGAATCGATCCCTTCGTGGAGGAAATTCTCATCACTGCCGCTCACGTCACCTTCTACGAATTCAACATCGACACCAGCCAATGGGTATGCGTGCGTGGATGTGTGTGTAAATTTTCGCCTTATTGAGTTTGATTTCTTGGGGGTAGTGATACTGATTAGTCATTTATTTTGGTCTGTAGAGTCGGAAGGATGTGGAAGGTTCCCTCTTTGTGGTTAAAAGGTGAGGGCTTGTTTGGGCTTCTGAAAACTTTAGCATTTGGTTTCCTTTTATTGAAATAGAAATTACAGGGTGTTTCGTGAATTTTACTTCAGAATATGGTTTTGAGGTTGGGGTGGTAAAATATGTGAATTTTGATACTTTTCAGGAATACTCAACCACGTTTCCAGTTTATAGTCATGAATAGGCGGAATACTGGTATGTCTCTCAACTCTTattatatagattttttttttaaatgtgagACATGTGCCATTGATGAAGTATTGTTAGTTTTAGATTGCGGAACATTATCATTGTTTGGCCACAATCTCATAATAAATCTTTGATTAATTATTGCTAAAATCTTAATTGTCTTAGACATTAAGAAAGATGACTATGTTGAGATGCTGAAATTTTGTATTTAGTTTCACTCTGATTATAATTTCGAAGAACACTAAAATCTACCCCAAAGTGGTTGTGTCCATGTTGGTTGACAATGCAAACTGTGGTGGCCTCTTTTAAGCATGTGTGGATCAATGATTGCCACCATCTCTTTATGTGATACATACCCGTTCTTAAATGCATTATACATATCTATAGTTGGTCTGAGTATAACCTAACGCATGGTTTACTATTAAATTTTCCTTTGGTTTGAAGGTGTGAAGCATGATCCAAATTGTTATGGTAGTTATCTCATGCTCGAGGGGCACCATTTCGAAATATATGCAGCATGTTAGACCACACCGGTTCATTTTATATCGCAATGCTGTAAAAAATATGCACAATGTCCGTCAATTGGGAAAATATTCTACTATTTGAAAAACTCACTGGTAGAAGACATAAGATTAGGCATATAATTAAAAAGACACGTTAGATATCTTCCTCGAAGAACCTCTGAGGCTGCAAGTTTAAGTTGCTTCATTCCTAATTATTGAAAAGTACAGAGTTTCAGGAAAAGGAAAGCAATTGGTGCCTGTTAGGTGAAACCTTATTGAGAAGTAGAGAGTTTCAGGAAAAGGAAAGCAATCGGTGCCTGTTAGGTGAAACCTTTGGAATGATATGACATAAGATCAGTTTGCATCTGCATAACAAGTGTGACCTTTATGAATCTTCCTTAGGTTATAATATCCATCCACTTGACTTCAAAGATGCTATATTTGTTATTAGGTTAGCATTGTTAATGTCTCAGAGAAGCATCTCATCCTGCAGTTTATTACTTAAATTGGCTCTTATATCTATCCATCTATTGAGATGTTTCAATCTGTTGCTGTAATCAGATAATCTGGTTGAGAATCTCTTGGGAGATTTTGAGTATGAAGTGCAGGTTCCATATCTATTATATCGAAATGCTTCTCAAGAGGTAAATGGAATATGGTTCTACAATGCTCGTGAATGTGAAGAAGTTGCAAATCTATTCAACAGGTTGGTATAAAATAATcaaagattgtaattttttattttcttgacaAGGTAACTAGGTAAGTGACCTGATTTTTCATCAACTTGTGGACCCCTAGATGGAGCTGATTGATCTGTTTGGTGGTTGTctggattttttaaaatttttcgtgGTATTTTTGCATGACTATCAAACAACTGATAGTTATCACTGGAGTAAGTGAATCAGATGGGCTGCAATGATATAAATACTTAAACATATACTGCTCTAGAATCAATTTCTTGGATGCCACTGATATCGAcagattatataaattaaaagccTTGGGTGGGTTAGTGATGACTGCAAATATCTATATTGTTAATTAAAGTTCAACTCCCTAGAGTAACTTACTTTTAGTATGTTGGTGAAGCTTTTTTATAATTCCAAAAATACTCTTTAACTACCCAACTCTATATCACATTTCTCTTGTCATCTTATCTTCCCTCCTATCATTTCAATCtcaaaaattgataaatttcattttagtatttttgaaaaaacaaatttttttctacGGACAACACACATCGCGTGTGCCACGACCTGCTAGTTTAAATTATATACAAATAAAAGTAGTCTTGTGCACATGTTCCATATCACAAATGCGTGAGAAAGTGTTTTTTGGTTCCTGGGTAAAATTGTACGTTGATTTTAAGAAGTTTACTGGCCTTTTAAGGGATCATCACCTTCTCCCATGTAAATTCTCCAGTTAAAATTCTATGGTAACAAAGATGAGGGAAAACAGTGTAAGCAATTTGTCAAGTTTATTTTTGGTTTGTTTTGGCTATAAATTTGATcgtattttttttccttgtcTTTTTTGTCCCCGTTGTTGGAAGTTGTGATTCTGCTACTTAATCCTTTGGTTTCATGATTAGGATACTCAATGCATATTCCAAGGTGCCTACGAAGTCAAAAGTTTCTTCTAGTAAAAGGTAATTGTCtgtttatgtatatttaattcattgattCAGTAAATTTGACTGCACTGAATCGACGTGGTTCAAAAAATTGTGTGGTGACTACATATCCAAATAGCATTTTCCGACAGAACTGCAACAGTGACCTGTTTATACAAGGATGTGGATCTGGATTAATATTTAGTCTAGCTTATTCCCTATGGTTTGCACAATACCATCTTTGGATCTGTTTAACAAACGAGTAATTTATGTTGAAAGTTAATTCTGGGACTGACATGTAAGGCCTCTAGCAGGGTCATACATTCTTTCGATTTGGGCTTCTATTTACTCCCATCCCAGTCCATTCCTGATGTTCACCCCAGTTATGACTTACCACTGAACTCCTATTTGTTAGTTGTATACCAGAATTTTTTATTGGTAGAAATGAAATGTTAAGGTCTTATTGCTATTTACAAGGATATAAAACATCACTAAAAATGaaaagtttaatttaattaattaagaggTTGCAGGAGTCAACTGTTTTGCAACCCTGACAGGCTGCTTTGGTATATGTGAGGAAAGTGAAGAGTTTTTTGTGTGCGCTAAATTTCAAAAGGCCCATCGGGCGATAAAGGAACTGAACTAGAGGAATGTCCTTTCTGGCATTATTGAAAAGATTAAATTATGTATTAGGGTTAGGTTCTGGGTTCAGTCTGTGGGTTTAGGCTCTATTGAAAGGAACGGTCGTTTTCTTTAatctaaattaatttaataagggTTTTTCAATCTTGGCCGTGCTTTAACTTTTTGTCATCTTTTGTTAGGATCATTGTGTTGTATACCTCAAGTGTGGTGTTCTATTTTTGTGAATCTAATCTTGGACTATTTAATATCTGGAGTTAGATAGCATGTTttgttaattgaaaaaaaaaaatacgacGATGTTTTTTCTTGCAGTGAGTTTGAAGAACTGGAAGCAGTTCCAACACTTTCAGTAATGGATGGTCCTCTAGAGCCATCAGCTTCAACCACCTCCAATTTTAATGATGTCTCCGATGATCCTTCCTTTGTGAACTTCTTCAGTGTATGCTTCGTTTCCTTTTAAGTTTTCTAACTTTTACTGATTTTAGTAGATGGCTATATGAGTTAATGAACAGTTCAATTCAGATATTTGAACTGTTATTAAAGTTTGTTTTGCATTCATTCTTTTTATGGTGCATCTGTCTAAACCTTAATTCTCTAGATTGTTGGAACCAGGAGGCTGTCATTGCAAAAGTTTTAAACAAACTTGTGCAATTCAGCTGGTTTTGTGCTTCCTGGTTTGATCCAGTTGTTTACGGAAGCTTGTTTGCTAAAACAACCCGAGGGTCATTCACATCAAAAGTTActcataaaatatattagtTTAGTGGTTTTGGGTTGATGCATTTGTCCGTACAAATGTGTTTAGACTCTCGCAAACGTTGGAGAGCACTTGGAAAACATTGATTCTGTTTCTTGGGCTTATCGTTATTTTGTTTGTGAGGTTCTCTTGAGAAAACAAAGCTCTAAATTTATCTTCCAAAATAGATAGAAAAGGCCACAAACAAATCAACGATCTAAACGATCAATCGCTCTATAACTAGATTCTTTACCAAGGGCCTTAACATGTTTGATCGTAATTTGATTCATTCTCAGCAGACTGTTATTAGACTCTTGCATCTGTATTATAGTCATTTTGGCATGTGATAAACTTGACAAGCTAAAGTTAAATGTTTGCAGACTGCTATGAATATTGGACCCGCTTCAAACGCGACAATATCTGGGCAGCCATACCATTCCTCTGCACCTGTCATAACTACCTCTCGTCCACAAGTTGTTACTCTGCCCACTATAGCAACTACACAGACTCCCTCTGCCTTGTCTACTTCTACTCCTATATTGTCGATTCTTGACTCGTCTGAAGCCAATGCCGCAATGAAGCGTTCGACCGATCTTGTGAAGCCATCGTCATTTTTTGGCCCACCACCTTCTTCTCCACTTATTATCATGCCTCCGGTTTCTTCAGCTATACCTACTGCACCTCCATTGAATCCCCCTGGTAATCTACAACGACCTTATGGTGTGCCTTTACTCCAGCCATTTCCACCACCCACTCCCCCTTCATCGCTCACTCCAGCTCCTCTTCCTACACCAAATTATGGGCCTACTATAAGCAGAGAAAAAGTCCAGGAAGCACTTCAAATGCTTGTTCAGGTATTCTATTCTTAACGAgtagtttttgtttcaattttcattCTTAGACGTCATTTTTACCAATTCTTCATATCTTCGCGTTGGACAGGACAATCAATTTATAGACATGGTTTACCGAGCAGTGCTGAATGCTCATCAGACGTGATAGTTGTTTGGAAAATATGTGGTGAATCGTTTCCTACTTTACACCTTGTTGGCGGGAAATATTTGTAGGTTTCTGTCTATGAGAGGCGTGTCTTGACCCTCCTGTGTAATctgtgttaattttttttagctgATTTCAGTGTCAAGAATGTTTAAATATGTTCGTATTTTCTTGGTTTGTTGGGCAGTGGAAATGTGGAATAGGTCATCGTTTGCAATTTTACTAAATACCTTGGTTGCTATTACAATTTGACTAAATCCTAAATATCATTATTAAAATGTAGAAAGAAATTGTGTAATTATCATTGTTACAAATTTACAGTTAGCGAATAATCGATTCTTCTGGACGTGATACTTTGCTAAGTTTTAACTTTTTTGAAACCACTTGTAAAGTATTTGAATTTGTggggtaaaatattttcaaacaaaaattatgaaatgCAGATTAAACTGCTAAAATTTCTTAGGtattttaatttcatgtaaAATTTATTCAACTATGCCCTTCAGATCGAAGCATACGTTTATTCATACGATTACATAGATTTCCTCCAAGATGTGGCGATACCAAAGCCAGCTATGGCTGGAGTGTAAAACCCGCTGCGGCCATGTAGGTGAATCGAAGAAACCCGACTACCGTTTTAATGAAGAGCAAATTCGACACGAGGCCCGTGGCCGGAAGTACTACATTGCAGCTGGAGAGCGGCGTCAGAACAAATAATCGGCAATTGGAGATGATTGAACTGATGGTTGCGTTGGGTCGAGGGAACAATACCAGCGAATACACCCCATTTGAATTGGTTGTTCCGTTTATCGGCGCCAACGCCAGCACATCCGCCGTGCACGCAACCTGCAAGGCGGCGTCTGCAGGCAAAATTGGTTTCAAGCTTTTATATATCAGACAAAGTAACAATATTCAGGAATACATGCGCCATATATGAATGTACAATACGTGTACATGTAACTTGCTGAGGTAGGAATTTGGCACTAATTCGAAAAATCACAAggatttttgtatttattttctaaaagggatttttttattcatttccaaAATGGTATTAATCATAACGCGACGCAAAGAGGGACTGGACTTACTTGCAAACACTGGAGTGGCACCAGCAGTGGAGCCAGCAGTAATATTGCCATTTGTGGTGCAATACAGAGTTCCATTGACAAGTATTATTCCGATTGAACTTTGGGCATCTGCCAAACATGTTGCTAATATAGCAACTGAAAGGAAAATCAAGATACTTTTAATGGCCATATTGCAAAGAAATTGGGAATAAGTTGGttctttggatttttaattatttgcttAGCTTTTGAATATGGATTGCAAATGAAATACTTCCCTTTGGTTTAATATATAGACTTGAATTTCTTCATTTCGGTTGCTCATTCTTGAATATAATGAAAAAGGCAATAATGCGGCCATAGTCAAAGGACTTAATTCGATAGAGTTGTGAGACATTAAAACTATAGTGCTAGAGCCAATTCTCATTATCACACCTTCCATGTGTTACGtggt
This genomic interval from Primulina huaijiensis isolate GDHJ02 chromosome 14, ASM1229523v2, whole genome shotgun sequence contains the following:
- the LOC140957336 gene encoding mRNA-decapping enzyme-like protein, with translation MSHNGRLTPNLDEKSTKVLNLTVLQRIDPFVEEILITAAHVTFYEFNIDTSQWSRKDVEGSLFVVKRNTQPRFQFIVMNRRNTDNLVENLLGDFEYEVQVPYLLYRNASQEVNGIWFYNARECEEVANLFNRILNAYSKVPTKSKVSSSKSEFEELEAVPTLSVMDGPLEPSASTTSNFNDVSDDPSFVNFFSTAMNIGPASNATISGQPYHSSAPVITTSRPQVVTLPTIATTQTPSALSTSTPILSILDSSEANAAMKRSTDLVKPSSFFGPPPSSPLIIMPPVSSAIPTAPPLNPPGNLQRPYGVPLLQPFPPPTPPSSLTPAPLPTPNYGPTISREKVQEALQMLVQDNQFIDMVYRAVLNAHQT
- the LOC140957211 gene encoding phylloplanin-like codes for the protein MAIKSILIFLSVAILATCLADAQSSIGIILVNGTLYCTTNGNITAGSTAGATPVFANAALQVACTADVLALAPINGTTNSNGVYSLVLFPRPNATISSIISNCRLFVLTPLSSCNVVLPATGLVSNLLFIKTVVGFLRFTYMAAAGFTLQP